A window from Listeria seeligeri serovar 1/2b str. SLCC3954 encodes these proteins:
- the panD gene encoding aspartate 1-decarboxylase yields the protein MIRTMMNGKIHRATVTEANLNYVGSITIDSAILEAVDMLPNEKVQIVNNNNGARIETYIIPGEPGSGVICLNGAAARHVQVGDVVIIISYGMFTSEEANGHEPKIVVLDEKNQIEMVLPEEKAHTTL from the coding sequence ATGATTAGAACAATGATGAACGGCAAAATTCACCGAGCGACAGTAACAGAAGCCAATCTGAATTATGTTGGAAGTATTACGATTGATTCGGCTATTCTAGAAGCCGTAGATATGCTTCCAAACGAAAAAGTACAAATTGTTAATAATAACAATGGTGCAAGAATAGAGACATATATTATCCCAGGAGAGCCTGGTAGTGGTGTGATTTGTCTGAACGGGGCAGCAGCGAGACACGTACAAGTCGGTGATGTAGTGATTATTATTAGCTATGGTATGTTTACTTCGGAGGAAGCAAACGGGCATGAACCGAAAATCGTTGTGTTAGATGAAAAAAACCAGATTGAAATGGTTCTTCCAGAAGAAAAAGCGCATACGACTTTATAA